GTATGTTAAGGTTGACAAATAATCCGAACGCTATTTTTGAAAAAGGCTTACCATCCTGGTAAGCCTTTTTTTTTGATTTGACTTTTACCAGGTATGGGTGTTGCATTCAACCCCTGGTGATTTTAAATAGTAGCGTGCAAGGGGCATCTCGACCTTATACAGCTTGCTTTCATTGTTTAATAGATCGGTTTCCATTAAGAAAAGTTAGCCACTTGCCAAAACCTTGGGCGAAGGTAGGTGGTTTGGGTTTGCACCCTCGGGCAACGATAGAGGTAAGTAGCCCACAGGCCTACGCGGCGCTAGCCAAGTGGGCCGAGGACTACAACCGATAGCGTGACCCTAACGCCCCATGCAGAATATCGAAAATTGGCATTGATGGATGTAGGGCGGAAAGGGGGCCCGCCAAATACCACCAAAAAAAAAGAAAAACTTAGTGAACAGCGTAACTAAAACGGCTCTTTAAGCGGTTAATCGGACTTTCAAGATAGGTCCAACTGAGATGTGCCAGGCCAAACGTTAACAGGTAAAGAAAAACAAACTCGGTAAACTTATTGGAAAGGGATATGCCCAACTTTGGAAACAACCAATAGTAGAAGGAAGGTATAAACAAATGGATGATGTACATGCCATAGGAAATCTTGCCAACATGCAGCACCCATGGATGCTCTAATATGAAGGCCGATACATATTTAAATCCGTTTCGGGCGGCTACAGCAATGGCAAAAAATGCGACTATACCAAACAAAAATTCGTCGAAAATGACTTTGAACCAATCCCAATGGTAAGTTTCGATTCCATAAAACAACAAGGAATAGGTAACAAAGGCAAGAAAAAACCAATACGATTGGGATAGGTTTTTAAACCAGTTCGGTTTATTTAGTTGAAAATAGGCCAAAATGCCCCCCAAGCTGAACAAGTGCATGCAATTGAGGGTAAAAAAGGAAGTAGCCATCCATTTGTGCACAAAAAAGTGAAAATAGGCCCGGGAAAGCAAGGCCAACACCAGGGTAATTCCCAACACCCAAGGGATATTTCGCTTTGGCAACAACAACATTAACAAGGGCCAAAAAAGGTAAAATTGTTCTTCAACCGCTAAGGACCAAAAATGGTTAAACTCCCCTACCGATACATTATTAAAGGATTGGTACAAATTGGAGGTATAGGTTACCAGCCAGGGAAACAGCTCGCGGGTATTGGCATAATTAAAGGCAAATAGTCCGAAAATTAGCAGGTAATAAATAGGAAAAATGCGTAAAAACCGACGGATATAGAAGGTTTTAAGGAGGGCAGACGGAGAAATTTGTGGAGCAGAATTTCGATTATTGAGCAAAATGCGGGTGATAAGAAAACCACTTAACACATAAAACAAATCGACACCATGAACCAGGGGAAGCTTGGCATAAACAGGGTTGGTCCAGGTCCACTGGTACCAATGGCCCAACATGATTACCGAAACTGCGAAAAAACGCAAACCATCCAATTGATTGCTGTGGTTGATAGGAGTAACGGTGGTGCTTTGTGGCGAATTTGGTCTCATGGAA
The window above is part of the Bacteroidia bacterium genome. Proteins encoded here:
- a CDS encoding acyltransferase — translated: MRPNSPQSTTVTPINHSNQLDGLRFFAVSVIMLGHWYQWTWTNPVYAKLPLVHGVDLFYVLSGFLITRILLNNRNSAPQISPSALLKTFYIRRFLRIFPIYYLLIFGLFAFNYANTRELFPWLVTYTSNLYQSFNNVSVGEFNHFWSLAVEEQFYLFWPLLMLLLPKRNIPWVLGITLVLALLSRAYFHFFVHKWMATSFFTLNCMHLFSLGGILAYFQLNKPNWFKNLSQSYWFFLAFVTYSLLFYGIETYHWDWFKVIFDEFLFGIVAFFAIAVAARNGFKYVSAFILEHPWVLHVGKISYGMYIIHLFIPSFYYWLFPKLGISLSNKFTEFVFLYLLTFGLAHLSWTYLESPINRLKSRFSYAVH